The Nostoc sp. UHCC 0302 genome includes a window with the following:
- a CDS encoding DEAD/DEAH box helicase family protein — protein MIDKYFQTLTTFPPRNFQREAIAKLLNHQDILLRAPTGSGKTETAIAPFLFAKALNIDFPNKLIYVVPLRTLANSLRQRTETLVANWEKAYPSSRSLTVTLQTGENPEDPRFEGDIVFCTIDQMLSSFLNIPYSVGRGSANVNSGAIFASYLVFDELHLLDPDRSFATVLKVLQQIKGIAPFLLMTATLTNELAIQIKNLID, from the coding sequence ATGATTGATAAATATTTCCAAACCCTGACTACATTTCCCCCGCGCAACTTTCAACGAGAAGCGATCGCTAAACTCCTCAATCACCAAGATATCCTACTCCGCGCACCAACAGGTTCAGGAAAAACAGAAACAGCGATTGCACCCTTCCTCTTCGCCAAAGCCCTCAATATAGACTTCCCCAACAAGCTCATCTACGTTGTACCTCTGCGAACATTGGCCAACAGTCTCCGCCAACGGACTGAAACATTAGTTGCAAATTGGGAAAAGGCTTATCCATCATCCCGTTCCCTAACTGTCACCCTACAAACAGGAGAAAACCCAGAAGACCCCCGCTTTGAAGGTGATATAGTCTTCTGCACAATTGACCAAATGTTAAGCAGTTTCCTCAATATTCCCTATTCAGTCGGTCGTGGTTCTGCCAATGTTAACTCAGGAGCGATTTTCGCTTCATACTTAGTGTTCGATGAATTACATCTGCTTGACCCAGACCGTTCTTTTGCTACTGTGCTGAAAGTTTTGCAGCAGATCAAAGGTATCGCACCATTCTTACTGATGACCGCCACGCTTACAAATGAACTTGCCATCCAAATCAAAAACTTGATTGATTAA
- a CDS encoding Uma2 family endonuclease has translation MLLTERRADRVVLYNISWQKFENLLVDLGESRAARVAYDDGTLEIMTPLAEHEYYKEIIGDIIKDTAEVLELDYECYGSATWKRELKKAGVESDNCFYFQNEALIRGKLKFDLNQDPPPDLALEIDVTSKSLDRFPIYVRLGVPEIWSYDAGEIRIYQLQGEEYIQTETSLVFFNLNIQEIPSLIEKYRMAGRRVFRQAIREWVRGQMGEEG, from the coding sequence ATGCTGCTAACTGAACGTCGCGCTGATCGAGTGGTTCTCTACAATATCAGTTGGCAAAAATTTGAGAATTTATTAGTAGACTTAGGTGAAAGTCGTGCAGCTAGGGTAGCTTATGATGATGGTACGTTAGAGATTATGACACCATTAGCAGAACATGAATATTACAAAGAAATAATTGGTGACATTATCAAAGATACGGCTGAAGTTTTAGAGCTAGATTATGAGTGTTACGGTTCAGCTACCTGGAAACGAGAACTAAAAAAGGCTGGGGTAGAATCTGATAATTGTTTTTATTTCCAAAATGAAGCTTTAATTCGAGGCAAGCTCAAGTTTGATTTAAATCAAGACCCACCTCCAGATTTAGCTTTAGAAATTGATGTTACCAGTAAATCTCTAGATCGCTTTCCTATCTATGTACGATTAGGTGTACCTGAAATTTGGTCTTATGACGCTGGAGAAATCAGAATTTACCAATTGCAAGGTGAAGAATATATCCAAACAGAAACAAGTTTAGTATTTTTTAATTTGAATATTCAAGAAATTCCTTCACTAATTGAAAAATACCGTATGGCAGGAAGACGGGTTTTCCGACAAGCAATTAGGGAATGGGTACGAGGACAGATGGGTGAAGAAGGGTGA
- a CDS encoding putative CRISPR-associated protein has protein sequence METMIMTVGTSLLTNRDDNLENKRPWVGQKTIGNRQIALKWMNEIDQEIVSAETNTIWRLNPSFNDEIILLHSDTPSGLECAEIIQEYLHTVLSQKNVCLHPVPGINYELDESGSALEKMAILLKKLIIEAQGNVTLAATGGFKAQTMVMALIGNTFKVPVCYVHEQYKALIYLPYLSDNAQPQVLVNRANLPESGLDRSKIIKVQDDSYGHHRPKVWKKVEKMLQNISWIEYVRFDKNAFSAPKNGVKAATRKTPDERHVFWIHLHESEQKHIAVSVETTGYTPEHLEQATKELRERLGSLV, from the coding sequence ATGGAAACAATGATAATGACTGTAGGTACTTCACTTCTTACTAATCGTGATGATAATTTAGAGAATAAACGTCCTTGGGTTGGTCAGAAAACAATAGGAAATCGGCAAATAGCTCTTAAATGGATGAATGAAATAGATCAAGAAATTGTTAGTGCCGAAACAAATACAATCTGGCGGCTTAATCCCAGTTTTAATGATGAAATTATATTATTGCATTCAGATACTCCATCTGGCTTAGAATGTGCTGAGATAATACAGGAGTATTTACACACTGTTTTGTCTCAAAAAAATGTATGTTTGCATCCAGTTCCAGGAATTAACTATGAGTTAGATGAATCAGGTTCGGCATTAGAAAAAATGGCGATACTTCTAAAAAAATTGATTATAGAAGCGCAGGGAAATGTTACTTTAGCAGCAACCGGCGGTTTTAAAGCCCAAACAATGGTTATGGCACTAATAGGCAACACTTTTAAAGTTCCTGTATGCTATGTTCACGAACAATATAAGGCACTTATTTACTTACCATATTTATCTGATAACGCTCAACCTCAAGTATTAGTAAACCGTGCAAATTTACCTGAATCTGGTTTAGATAGATCAAAGATTATCAAAGTTCAAGATGATTCCTACGGTCATCATCGACCAAAGGTGTGGAAAAAAGTAGAAAAAATGCTCCAAAATATTTCTTGGATTGAGTATGTGCGCTTTGACAAAAATGCTTTTTCTGCTCCTAAGAATGGTGTAAAAGCAGCTACACGGAAAACACCTGATGAGCGTCATGTATTTTGGATTCATTTACATGAAAGTGAACAAAAACATATCGCCGTTTCTGTGGAAACTACAGGTTATACACCAGAACATTTGGAACAAGCAACAAAAGAGCTACGCGAGCGCTTAGGTAGCTTAGTTTAA
- the cas6 gene encoding CRISPR system precrRNA processing endoribonuclease RAMP protein Cas6 → MLIRSSWTLTVHEPTILPRTYSLELVKYLHQCMGLEMGNEIIPSTTFSGLLGFYSISGNFITFHPDEFYQLSLCGLQEKAAKAISILELPPSLNFLGAKFNVINRQDEITNYEEIYTNLVAKEPESFRRYKLQFITPTAFAQCGTNLPLPLPTLMFRSWLERWNTFAPVYLGSDELIAYLDNVVVLKNHKIQTRSYQLHKGFVNGFVGNVTLQVLSRADPLLANVANLLVQYARFSGTGMKTRLSMGQTLINY, encoded by the coding sequence ATGTTAATTCGCTCTAGTTGGACATTAACTGTACATGAGCCTACTATCTTACCACGTACCTATAGTTTGGAATTAGTTAAGTACTTGCACCAATGTATGGGGTTAGAAATGGGAAATGAGATAATTCCATCTACTACATTTTCAGGACTTCTGGGATTTTATTCAATATCAGGTAACTTTATAACTTTTCATCCTGATGAATTTTATCAATTATCCCTTTGCGGTTTACAGGAAAAAGCAGCAAAGGCAATATCTATTCTTGAATTACCTCCTTCACTAAATTTCCTTGGTGCTAAGTTTAACGTCATCAACCGCCAAGACGAAATTACCAACTATGAAGAAATATATACAAATTTGGTAGCAAAAGAGCCAGAATCATTCAGAAGGTATAAGTTGCAGTTCATTACACCTACAGCTTTTGCTCAGTGTGGAACAAACTTACCTCTACCCTTACCTACATTAATGTTTCGCAGTTGGTTAGAACGCTGGAATACTTTTGCACCTGTTTATTTAGGAAGTGATGAATTAATTGCTTATCTTGATAACGTTGTTGTACTTAAAAATCACAAAATTCAAACACGAAGTTATCAATTACATAAAGGATTTGTAAATGGATTTGTTGGTAATGTAACTTTACAAGTTTTAAGTCGTGCTGATCCTTTACTGGCAAATGTGGCTAATTTATTGGTTCAATATGCACGGTTTTCTGGTACGGGAATGAAGACACGTTTAAGTATGGGACAGACATTAATAAACTACTAA